The Aerosakkonema funiforme FACHB-1375 genome includes a region encoding these proteins:
- a CDS encoding 2Fe-2S iron-sulfur cluster-binding protein, producing the protein MSRSHKIRIHYRQKGTHYTIEVPEDRYILHSGENQGVDLPFSCRNGACTTCAVRVLSGEIYQPEAMGLSQELRQRGYALLCVSYPRSDLEVETQDEDEVYELQFGRYFGKGKVKAGLPLDED; encoded by the coding sequence ATGTCTCGATCGCACAAAATTCGCATCCACTATCGCCAGAAAGGAACGCATTATACCATAGAAGTACCGGAAGATCGGTACATCTTACACAGTGGCGAGAATCAAGGCGTCGATCTGCCTTTCTCTTGCCGCAACGGTGCCTGTACCACCTGCGCGGTGCGGGTGCTTTCCGGGGAGATTTATCAGCCAGAGGCGATGGGACTGTCCCAGGAACTCCGCCAGCGGGGGTATGCCCTGTTGTGTGTCAGCTATCCTCGATCCGACTTAGAGGTAGAGACTCAGGATGAAGATGAAGTTTACGAACTGCAATTCGGTCGCTATTTTGGAAAAGGGAAAGTAAAGGCGGGACTGCCTCTCGATGAAGACTGA
- a CDS encoding thermonuclease family protein translates to MKTDRSQKSRIFAFFFCLLFLLTSCQSATTPQGEVVKVVRVVSGQTLETIDSEKQPPLIQQIRLIGIEAPDLRQRPWGTAAKERLEELIGSKPVVLESDIETKDQYDRELAYLWQDGVLLNERLLAEGYGLFVSRSLNNKYDERLESAQEFARVMGLGIWNPEKPMRLTPAEFRNQYR, encoded by the coding sequence ATGAAGACTGATAGAAGCCAAAAAAGCAGGATTTTCGCTTTTTTCTTTTGCTTATTATTTCTCCTGACAAGTTGCCAGTCCGCAACGACACCCCAAGGAGAGGTAGTTAAGGTTGTGCGAGTGGTGAGCGGACAAACATTGGAAACGATCGATTCGGAAAAGCAACCGCCTTTGATTCAGCAAATCCGCCTGATTGGTATTGAAGCGCCGGACTTGCGGCAACGTCCTTGGGGTACGGCGGCGAAAGAACGCTTGGAAGAATTGATCGGCTCTAAACCGGTTGTGTTGGAATCTGACATCGAAACTAAAGACCAGTACGATCGCGAACTGGCCTATTTGTGGCAAGATGGAGTGCTGTTAAACGAACGGTTACTGGCAGAGGGATATGGACTTTTTGTGTCGCGATCGCTCAACAACAAGTATGATGAACGTCTAGAGAGCGCCCAAGAATTTGCCAGAGTCATGGGTTTGGGTATTTGGAACCCAGAAAAACCGATGCGCCTAACCCCGGCTGAGTTTCGCAATCAATATAGATGA